A stretch of Cicer arietinum cultivar CDC Frontier isolate Library 1 chromosome 5, Cicar.CDCFrontier_v2.0, whole genome shotgun sequence DNA encodes these proteins:
- the LOC101504823 gene encoding NAD(P)H-quinone oxidoreductase subunit M, chloroplastic, translated as MATSCSYMVSTKLSILGWTGRRKEVRNRTPFFISAQQQSDVKETDGVKIGEGQRERPQNQEINPKGTKPRPVEPQVNVKDKNMSREYGGQWLSCATRHVRIYAAYIDPETSAFDQSQMDKLTLILDPTDEFVWNPDTCNLVYSYFQELVDHYEGAPLNEYTLRLIGSDIEHYIRKLLYDGAVKYNMNARVLNFSMGKPRILFNNDIQPEDATTT; from the exons ATGGCCACAAGTTGTTCCTACATGGTTTCTACCAAACTATCCATACTAGGTTGGACAGGAAGAAGAAAAGAAGTAAGAAACAGAACACCATTTTTCATTTCAGCTCAACAACAATCCGATGTTAAAGAAACAGATGGAGTGAAAATAGGAGAAGGGCAAAGAGAACGACCACAAAATCAGGAAATAAATCCAAAAGGAACAAAACCAAGACCAGTTGAACCTCAGGTGAATGTAAAAGACAAAAACATGAGTAGGGAATATGGTGGACAGTGGTTGAGCTGTGCCACACGTCATGTGAGAATCTATGCAGCTTATATTGATCCAGAAACTAGTGCTTTTGATCAGTCTCAGATGGATAAGCTCACTCTTATTCTTGATCCTACTGATGAGTTTGTTTGGAATCCTGACACTTGTAACTTGGTTTATTCTTACTTCCAGGAGCTTGTGGATCACTACGAG GGTGCTCCATTGAACGAATACACACTTCGCCTGATTGGTTCGGACATTGAGCACTATATAAGAAAGTTGTTATACGATGGGGCAGTCAAGTATAATATGAATGCAAGAGTTCTGAATTTCAGCATGGGGAAACCACGGATCCtcttcaacaatgatatccaaCCTGAAGATGCTACTACTACTTGA
- the LOC101504509 gene encoding protein kinase STUNTED, giving the protein MTPHGGSGCRTVVVGVKMDSSSNELLTWALVKVAQPGDLVVALHVLGTNEIVNGDGKSSLLSLVKAFDSVLAVYEGFCNLKQVDLKLKICRGSSVKKILVREAVAYSATHVMVGTGFHRIRSSTTVAKYCARKLSKECCVLAVSNGKVVFKRDSLASTVADVQGFDGQRRNGLLGSIHWTFGKSSKVLNADADEGSRRISDHSLAKVLLDARENVGNRSCSICGSTSELQDTSCHQLEEGSSGVGSNENSLAIVPVQTTELKPGWPLLHRKISSDRRLHDKPFMPCHQISVVQWAMRLPRRNILYGVDNDKQPSICDQGQDQSVALDSESGALVPVDSEIWKTSSSPECNTKSIPKELESLHVKYSSTCRLFEYQELVLATSNFLPENLIGKGGSSKVYRGCLRDGKELAVKILKPSYDVLKEFLLEIEIITTLYHKNIISLLGFCFENGKLLLVYDFLSRGSLEENIHGTEKNPREFGWTQRYKVATGVAEALDYLHCKDDRPVIHRDVKSSNVLLSEDFEPQLSDFGLATWASTSSSNITCTDVAGTFGYMAPEYFMYGKVNDKIDVYAFGVVLLELLSGRKPISGDYPKGQESIVMWASPLLNSGKVSQLLDPSLGDNYDHEEMERMVLAATLCIKRAPKARPPMSIVSKLLQGDTDAIKWARLQVNALEAREMLDNEASPHSNLQSHINLALLDVEDDSLSMCSVMQSVSLEDYLRGRWSSRSSSFD; this is encoded by the exons atgacTCCCCACGGCGGCTCCGGTTGCCGGACGGTGGTGGTCGGAGTCAAAATGGATTCCTCCAGCAATGAGCTTCTCACGTGGGCTTTAGTTAAAGTTGCTCAACCCGGTGATCTCGTTGTTGCTCTGCATGTTCTTGGTACCAATG AAATTGTCAACGGAGATGGGAAATCTTCGCTGCTTTCTCTTGTCAAAGCATTTGACTCTGTTCTTGCTGTTTATGAAGGATTCTGCAATTTGAAACAG gTGGATCTTAAGCTAAAAATTTGCCGTGGTTCATCGGTGAAGAAAATTTTGGTTAGAGAAGCAGTTGCTTATTCTGCAACTCATGTTATGGTTGGAACTGGCTTTCATAGAATTCGGTCATCTACCACTGTAGCTAAGTATTGTGCTAGAAAGTTATCCAAGGAGTGTTGTGTTCTTGCTGTTAGTAATGGGAAAGTTGTGTTCAAGCGTGACAGCTTGGCATCAACTGTTGCTGATGTACAAG gATTCGATGGTCAACGACGAAATGGTTTGCTTGGTTCAATTCATTGGACATTTGGTAAGAGTTCAAAAGTTCTAAATGCTGATGCTGATGAGGGAAGTAGACGAATTTCGGATCACAGTTTAGCTAAGGTTTTATTGGATGCTAGAGAAAATGTTGGAAATCGGAGTTGCTCGATTTGTGGATCGACGTCGGAATTGCAAGACACTTCTTGTCACCAACTTGAGGAAGGGTCTTCTGGTGTCGGTAGCAATGAGAATTCTTTGGCAATAGTACCTGTACAGACTACTGAATTGAAACCCGGTTGGCCACTACTACACCGTAAGATTTCATCGGATAGACGATTACATGATAAACCGTTCATGCCATGCCACCAGATCTCTGTGGTCCAGTGGGCGATGAGGTTGCCGCGTAGAAATATTTTGTATGGTGTTGATAATGATAAACAACCTAGTATTTGTGATCAGGGTCAGGATCAATCTGTGGCTTTGGATAGTGAAAGTGGTGCTCTCGTTCCAGTAGATTCAGAAATATGGAAAACTTCTTCTTCACCCGAATGCAATACAAAAAGCATTCCTAAAGAATTGGAGAGCCTTCATGTGAAGTACTCGTCAACTTGCAGATTGTTTGAGTACCAAGAACTTGTATTAGCAACATCAAATTTTTTGCCTG AAAACTTGATCGGGAAAGGAGGAAGTAGTAAGGTTTATCGAGGCTGCCTTCGTGATGGCAAGGAACTTGCTGTCAAAATCTTAAAGCCTTCTTATGACGTTTTGAAGGAGTTTCTTTTGGAAATAGAAATCATCACTACATTGTATCACAAAAACATTATTTCACTCCTCGGGTTCTGCTTCGAGAATGGCAAACTTCTTCTGGTCTACGATTTCTTGTCAAGAGGAAGCCTTGAAGAAAACATTCATG GGACTGAGAAAAACCCACGCGAGTTCGGTTGGACTCAGAGATATAAGGTTGCAACAGGTGTTGCCGAGGCTTTGGATTATCTTCATTGTAAAGATGATCGGCCTGTGATCCATCGGGATGTAAAATCATCTAATGTATTACTCTCCGAAGATTTTGAACCCCAG CTCTCAGATTTTGGATTGGCTACGTGGGCATCGACCTCGTCATCAAATATAACATGCACAGATGTTGCTGGAACCTTTGG TTATATGGCTCCTGAATACTTCATGTACGGCAAAGTAAACGATAAGATCGATGTGTATGCATTTGGTGTTGTGCTGCTTGAGCTTCTTTCGGGTCGAAAGCCCATAAGTGGTGATTATCCAAAAGGTCAAGAAAGTATTGTTATGTGG GCAAGTCCACTTCTAAATAGTGGAAAGGTGTCACAATTGTTAGATCCTAGTTTGGGTGATAACTATGATCATGAGGAGATGGAGAGGATGGTCTTAGCAGCCACTCTTTGTATCAAACGTGCTCCAAAAGCTAGACCTCCAATGAGCATT GTATCAAAGCTCCTACAAGGCGATACCGATGCAATCAAGTGGGCAAGGTTACAAGTCAATGCCTTGGAAGCACGCGAAATGCTCGACAATGAAGCATCTCCACATAGTAATCTACAGTCACATATTAATCTTGCACTGCTTGATGTGGAGGATGATTCACTCTCCATGTGCAGTGTTATGCAAAGTGTGTCATTAGAAGACTACTTGAGAGGAAGGTGGAGCAGCAGATCATCAAGTTTTGACTGA